From the genome of Toxoplasma gondii ME49 chromosome XII, whole genome shotgun sequence:
TACTGGTGTATATCTTCTGCCATCTTGTATTCATGCCCCGACCGTGCACGAGTCTCGTGTGGTGCTAGGATGTATGAAATCTAGTCTTATTCGAGTTCTTTCAGTCTGGTTCTCTGACAGACGTGTCCTCTCTTACAATATACATCAGTATTGGTTCGTTTGTGCGGTTTTGCTGGGCCGCGAGCTACCAGTCAAAAAGGATACTGCGCAGCCGAGTTTCGTCAACTGTCAAACTGTCACTGCAGCGACCTCCCTGTGAAAAGAGTCGTTTTCCTAAGCAACCTACTTCCCCCCGTAGACAGTAGAGAAGCTGGGAGTGTGCCTAGCGTCGCAGTGGCAGGTGTCACTGCAGCGTAGAGCTAATCCCTTACCAGGATCGTGGGCATGTAGCGAAGCCCTTCCCTGAGTTGTATGATCAAGCAGTGACCCGAGCGATGAGGAGCACGACCACAGTCGTCTGTTACAGTGCGTTGGTACATATCACGAGTCGCAACACCGACACCGATGGATAACTGCCGTTCTCAAAGTATCAGATCATCACCCAATTCGAAGGTATTAATGCTGCAGAATTGTCAGAAGAAATGATGTTAGTTGTGAAGTGCTTGTCGAATTTGGAGCTAGCTGGTTCTCACCGAAATGTATTGAGGCGCCACCCGCACGTGCAGCTACGATAGATGTTTGTGCTGCCACAGCAAAGTTAGGAACGTAATGAGGGCCGAAACTTGGACCCCACAAGACGTTACGCTAGTGGGTTTGtcagttgcatgcagagttcAGCCTACACTTTCAATATACATATTCGTCGAATGATCCTAGGACAGTGTTCCAGAGTTGTGTTACTTTCTTCGAAGAGCTAGAGTAACCTCCATCGTCTGGAAGACGACGTTTCAATGCGTCGCGCCCTACCGCCGCATATGACTTTATCTCAATGGTTGACAAGCCTCCTGTCGATCGCGACGTATTTTTGCGATCGTTGGGGTGTCCGGGCATGCATTTTGGCTTCTAGAATGGCCTGTTTCGATGTGAGATTAGTGTAGTGTAAAGCGTGTCAGTATCCGCCAGTCATTACCGTTGCTACACTGTCCAAATTACTTGCGGAGGTCACAAGAGCTGTCATTCCTGGGGAAAACATAGATGTAGGTACTTGTAAATAGGTAGTGAAGCTCAACCTCTCTGGCAATTTTTGAGATTTAGAGTCGCAGTCCATTATAGGAAAGGCTGACCGGCCACGTCCCGTCccgaaaaaagcgagactGGTGCACGCAGCAGATGGGTATGTGGGACGCGGTGTTCGTTGTTCTCCACTGCATTCAAGCACACTGTTGTCCGCTACTTTGACTTATAGGACAGGTTTCGAGTCGTCCTCTGAGAAGTGAAATGAGAGAATGGATCTTCAAAATTATAACACATTGCCAGTACAGAGTGAAGGCAGTCGAATCCAAATGCGTCATATCTAAAAGGTAGGAAGTGTTCTTGAGCCTTCTTTGAGCAGTTGAATCACTTGCGGGCCAGACTAAAGAAAATAACTAACAAAACGGGTTCGCTTGTGTTGATGTTCTGGTCATTGTCTGGACGTGGGCATTCTGGCTGCCCCGGCGGAACCGATTATTTATTTTCCAACAGCTAGTATGCTATCGCTGAAACCTAAAGAAGCCAGTCGTTCATGCCGTTCACGTGTGTTGTCAGAGTGGAATATGTCAATCGCGGTAAACTGGAAATTACCTCTCTAAACGATACACTAGATACGCAGTATTTCCACACTTGCGTGATGAGCGGTGCAGTCCCACCTACAGTGCTTAGTTCCCCTGGGATAACAAGAAGTATACGAGGGCTGAAGATGTCACTACGTCATCAATAAACGTTAGGATGACTATGTAGTATATGCGCTTAGTCTAAACTGTGAAGAGGACTCTCTGTGAGGGCAGACACGTTGgtgacacacacacacacacacaggtACTACACCGACGCGTTCTGAGAGTTTTGGTGTTCCTTGCTTTAGGCAGTGTGCCTCTTATTTGCAAGTGAAGTGGGAAAATCTGGATGCCACTGGAATggactgaagaaaaaacaagagactAAATCTTCACAACTCACAATTTCAGTCTTGGCGTATGCCTGCCTCCGTGCAAGTCTCCTCTTCACGTTACTGACATTACAGTCGTTGTCTTTTTCCCGTTTCATTTTTTTTCTACATGAATGACCTCTGATACCTCCTTTCTCAATATTTACTTGAATCTTCGCCTTTTTTTATGTTGATCTGCGTCGTGCAGTCGAGTCGCGGATGTCGGCATTGGTGACAGTTTTTTCTATGTGATGCTCTTTGAGCAGGATTGGCTTCGTGTCGGTGTCAGTTTATATATCCGTCCGTGTAGCACTCAATAATAGAAATTATGCGCCGATAGCTGTATATACTTTCACCCATCGTCTTAGGTAGCTTTCTCCTGTCGTTTCATTCCGTCACATAGTCAGTCGGCAATTTAAACCACTTTCGCGAGAGTACCCCAAGAAGCATGGGGTGCGCGGTCTGTAAAGCTCGAGGGACCGTTCTAGCGTCTCCTAGAATCTTGGAACAAGACCCTAAAAACGATGGGGCCTCGCGTAGTAGCACTTGTGTCGCGACACGGCGGACAGGCAACGGCTTGGTAGAAAGCCCAATTTGTTTGACAGATGGACTGGACGACAGTCGTGTGGCCGCCCCTTTAACTGATCACGACGACAAACAGATAAGCTGCATAAAACCTGAAAAGTTCCTGATATCAAGTCCAGCTCCTCTGCCAACAGAGACTTCACACGCCATACGCGACAACGGGAGCAGTGAAAGGGGTTCGTGTCCTTCTGAATTAGACCAAGTATCTGCACATGTATCTGCTTCCGAGCCGGGGGGGACGAGTCTGTCATaccagaaagaagcgaattCGACTGAAAGAGGCGAGATTGTTGTGGCAGATGGAGCATCTACTGGACcccagaaaaggaaagccgTCCCAGTCCGCGACGCTCCGGCTCAACACTCTGCAAACCCCACCAACGGAAAACTCACCTGCTGCAATCGTACAGACGAGCCACCAAACTGCAAGGAACTCGTTAACAGCACGCGAACCGTCACGTTCCAGGGAGCTGCGGTGACTCAGATGGAGCTTCGTTCGAGGTTCAGTACACAACGAACCAAAGAAGTCTCTTGCCCTTCGAATATTGACACGTGGACGAAAATGGCTTTCGATGCCTATGCCCAGAGTGACGTTGACTTCTCAGATGAACTTCTCGGGTGAGTAGTCGACGGGAGGAATTTCTCCCTTCGAAGGAAAAAGTTGAAACTGGAATCTTCGCAGCGACACTGGCTCACCAGCACAACCGCGGATTCCATCACACTCCAGAtgtgatatatatatatatatatttatacatacattcatatgcacatatataagttgtctgcttttctctctatGTGATATATACCCAGATGCACACCAATACGTAAGTCCGAAAATATCTGATGTTCGTTCTGGCGATTTTGTCGGATGTGTTGGTTCTATCAGGAAGGTACAGACGTTGTATTCTCAACTCATGGCTACAGGTGCCGAACAACGACCCAGGCCTGGATATGCCGATTTTTCAAGGACCACAGCAGTATCAGATTGTCCATGCACAACCACTGGACGCCAAATTGAGGACCTAAGCATGAAACTTCAGAGCTTCCAGCAGAAGACGGGGCGTCAACAGGCCCTCGAAGCGGTGAATCTTCCCCCCGAACACGCTAGTAGTGTCTCTGCACTGCTACCGTTGACAGGTTAGAACAGCTGCATTGATAGTCGATTTTCGGAGACGAACACTGAAGATGATTGGTTGGCGAAGACATCTGCTAGGGAGCACCAGTCATCACAGACCAAAGAAGAATCGACTTCTCTCGAGCTGTGACTGGCCACAGAGCTCACAACTCCTTCACTAAAAGAAACGATtgcgaggaaaaacgcgtgGGTACCCGCATCTCCGCGTTTCGCACGCTGAGGCATTCAGTGACTCCAGAGCAGAGTTTTTTTCCCTCTTTCGTACTCGTATCTGTTCCCTCCTCTAGAGAAGAACGTTTTCGAACTCTCCTTTTCTGGTATGTAGCACCGCGGGAGGAGCTGGACTCTTGATGCTGAAGTTATTAACTACCAGGATACTGTAGCAGATTCTGAACGATGAAGTTCATTGACGAAAAAGCACTATTTTGCCCCCTGCCTGGGTAGTCACGGTCATCGCCCAGAAAACAAGTGCATGCGGGCGTCAAGGCATCCCTTTCGTTTCACACATGCAGTGAGGAAAGGCTTCGCACTGTCCACCATCCCTCTAATTTTTTTTTGGATGGCATTCACCGCATTTAATGTGTCCGTCGAGCACTTTCcacctgttttctctgctgccgcGGGCCTCTCACGAGGATGTCGATCCACCACAAGGGCACGTCACCTTTTGTGTGACTACAGTTAATCTCGCTTTCCGCAGGTTATCTGGCAGTGTATTTAGCTGTATATCGCCGTCATTTCACTTCATCCCCTGGCAACTGGGCGACTCTTTCGTCTGGCTGTCTCCAAGAAAGCGGTAGTAAAAACATGGAGGTATGTGTACCAAGCAGGGTAAAGACTCGTTAGAATATTGTGCATTACGGAAGAATATAATGGTTCACAACGTTCCAATTTCCTGTCTTGCCACTATACCGGTCACTCTGTGTCCGCTCCTATTCCAGTGCCCGAAAAGATGAATCCTGTGACATGAATCCCGAAGACAGCTTGTCTCGGAACAGTGCCATATTTGCACCACAGCTTACAGTCCTGATGCTTTCCCTACATTGAGGATCTAAACGATGCTCAACGATTCACAGTCCGAGTGTGTGTTGTGTAACAGGGGTCGCTGTTTTCGAGCAGCCCTAACTTCAACAAAGTAAGAGACTGCGTGCTGCCCTCGGCCACCACCCAAAGCTGTCCCCCCAATTACAACATACTCACACACTGTCAACATAACATTTCAAGATTACAGAAGACCATCAACCAGCCGCCCTCCAATTTAAGTACGACTGGACCTAGACGGCAGTGGCAtccgagagaaacacagaataTGTCGCGAAGGCAGATGCGGTGAACTACTCCCCGCCACACCAAGACCTTCTGTTACGAGTCACACCGCATGACCTTTGCAACATCGCAGTAGCACTCAGCTCCACAAAGATGAGCATCGGATATCAGACAGATGCGCGAACGCACACACAGCCTCATGTGTTACCGGACCACATTTGCCATCTTAAGCCATACCGGTTTTGATTAGGCGCGCATTGGGTTCCCAACTGGGCACAGGCCAACCCGATTTCTTCACCGTCGGTTGGACTTGTGAAGCGCCCCATACCTCCTCATTAGATCCGCCAACATGATGAAAGACAATATTTTTTCGAGAAGAGATACACGGGGGCAGTCCACGATATTGAAGAACTGGGCTTAAACCCGTGTCAAGTACGGGCGCGTTGAACTGTGTCACTGGCATATTTTGAGACACGCCGACGTTAAAAGACGGCAACCGGAAGATTTCAACAAGACCACCATCCGGCAGCTGGACGGGTTGCAGATTTGGAGGGAAGGCGGGAGACTTTCTAGAGCTGAAGAACTTCGCGAAATCGAAGGCTTGCATGCCCGCCTGCCAGTGACGCGATGAACACACAAAACCGTCACGGGTGATTGGTCAGGTCATGCAACACTTGTCGGCTCTACAAGCGACGAGCCACCTGAATGTACAGAGAGGCTACTTTACAGATAAAGAGTCTCTTTCAAGTGAAACTGGCAACCTGGTTGTCATGCTTCCTCACCTCCAGCAGTTCAGCCAGCGTAGGCGGAGCGGGGGTGACGGCGTAAGAATCGTCAtgctcctcgttcttctccaaaGATTCATCCTCTGTAGAAAGCAGCACCGTGGTGCCAACGCATCCGCCAACCTTATCTTCGTGACTGAATGTATGGTGCGAATGGAGGCGCACCAGGATGGGCGGAGAGATTCGCTGGCTGCTCTGTCAGCCACCACCGTATGAATCCCGGAAACACTCTCCGGAACACACCTGCGAAGTGTGTCTTGTCCAAGAAAGCAGATGAATTCTACGCGTTTAACAAATCGAAAAATTAGGGTTCACTTCCTACAACTGCCCCGAGGTGATGAATGGCGGCTTAACTACGTAGCACTTGCTACAAGGCACGTCAGAAAAGTCGTGCTGCGCCTACTATGTCATCGGATGAAGCTAACAGTACCTGTTGTGCTTGGTCTGTGTGTGACCTCCAAGGCTGCTTTGGTCGTCAGACCAAGCGCAGAGTCCTCTGCTGTCGTTTGCTCATCCGTCCGAACTTGGTCCATGCTGATGTCGTATTGACAATCGTTGATCGGCACTTCGTAGCCTTCAATCTACACACAGACGCAGGAATCACAGTTGGGGAGCAATGATGCCTACATCAACGCTGGATATAGAGTCTTCCTAGAATAATCGTACGTAATGCCACGCTGACCTGAAGTACTGAAAGCACGTCATGAAACATATGAGCCTTTCGAATTGCGGAATTCGACACAACACCTCACCGACCTCATTTGATCTGACATCGAGCATGGTCTCGGCCGACGCCTCTTGCTGCGCCATCATCTCTTCACTGCCTTCAAAATGGTCGGAGATCGCGTCGGAGGAAAATTCGCGTTGCACGTCCATGCTGTTAGCACGGAAGGGAAGAAGTCACCAGTGGTCGAAAGGGATGAGTACGCAAAACGCTATACAACGTCACCGACACGCTCCGAGGATTGTGACCAAGGGGACAAAACCGCGAAAGTTCGAAAACAGAACAACGCAAGGGGaacacggagaagaaagtaTCCGTGAAA
Proteins encoded in this window:
- a CDS encoding hypothetical protein (encoded by transcript TGME49_248360), with the protein product MDVQREFSSDAISDHFEGSEEMMAQQEASAETMLDVRSNEIEGYEVPINDCQYDISMDQVRTDEQTTAEDSALGLTTKAALEVTHRPSTTEDESLEKNEEHDDSYAVTPAPPTLAELLEAGMQAFDFAKFFSSRKSPAFPPNLQPVQLPDGGLVEIFRLPSFNVGVSQNMPVTQFNAPVLDTGLSPVLQYRGLPPCISSRKNIVFHHVGGSNEEVWGASQVQPTVKKSGWPVPSWEPNARLIKTGMA
- a CDS encoding hypothetical protein (encoded by transcript TGME49_248350) — its product is MGCAVCKARGTVLASPRILEQDPKNDGASRSSTCVATRRTGNGLVESPICLTDGLDDSRVAAPLTDHDDKQISCIKPEKFLISSPAPLPTETSHAIRDNGSSERGSCPSELDQVSAHVSASEPGGTSLSYQKEANSTERGEIVVADGASTGPQKRKAVPVRDAPAQHSANPTNGKLTCCNRTDEPPNCKELVNSTRTVTFQGAAVTQMELRSRFSTQRTKEVSCPSNIDTWTKMAFDAYAQSDVDFSDELLGKVQTLYSQLMATGAEQRPRPGYADFSRTTAVSDCPCTTTGRQIEDLSMKLQSFQQKTGRQQALEAVNLPPEHASSVSALLPLTG